One stretch of Pedobacter riviphilus DNA includes these proteins:
- a CDS encoding TonB-dependent receptor produces MELLNSFKRAALTVFALTISILSYAQTGKISGKVSDQKTGETLIGVTVKISATTKGTSTDIEGRYVIGGLTPGKYAIEVSYVGYASKNVTEVEVKDNASTTLDVLLSEANTQKLNEVVITGSASKESINTLYANQKSSISISSGISAELIKRSPDRNTSEVLKRVSGASIQDNKFVIVRGLSDRYNSAMLNNSMLPNTEVDKRAFSFDILPSNLIDAIVINKTASPDIPADFSGGVVQVTTKDFPVNTFLNVSLGTSYNTQSTFKDFLSSPKSGNEVFGFYNKDRDIPSGFPSAKGYQALANGANETFTLSRLFKNNWGYKSAKSTLGPNFQLNYGTSKVFEDQSKFGAVLSLTYRYDERLKTSDQKAYVGQALGDVFHDDMYNFNTNIGALANFAYSWGNNKISFKNLYNRVLENQFTYRVGKDDAGGEFIRTGDYLLQRSLMSNQLTGEHLLSTESKIKIDWNLNYANTDRKEPGYKRMDYSKDGIASVQTGSAVAGLAGNFSSVLNENAYGGAVNLTFPVKLFRDNNKIKAGYFGQYRERDFSARVIGFIRNGNFDTSLLSLPQDQIFSPENIRANGFVLNEITNGSDQYQANSFLNAGYVMFDGYLTEKLRLGIGARLESYKLSLTSEDNGKPVNIDSTATNLLPSANLIYNLNDKQNIRLSGSQTIGRAEFRELAPFPFYDFNKNVNVRGNAGLKQSKTTNIDLGYAIYPSSGETFSISTFYKYFDSPIEQTLQLGTSGRSLSYANSASATVYGAELEVRKSLKFIGEGFKNFTFNANGSYIKSKVQVSRLVNAQGTRPLQGQSPYLINGGISYASAVENSTGVTILYNRVGPRIWAIGNVEDPDIYEYSRNILDLQVSQKFAKSRGEVKVNYSDIFNNKAYFYQKVKGSDPNASFDKKTDNINIADRFGSTISLTLSYKFK; encoded by the coding sequence TTGGAATTACTAAACTCTTTTAAAAGAGCGGCACTTACTGTGTTCGCTTTAACGATCAGCATATTATCATATGCTCAAACAGGAAAAATATCAGGTAAGGTATCAGATCAAAAAACGGGCGAAACCTTAATTGGTGTTACTGTCAAAATTTCTGCTACAACCAAAGGTACATCAACCGATATTGAAGGTAGATATGTTATTGGTGGATTAACACCAGGAAAATACGCTATTGAAGTTTCGTATGTAGGTTATGCGAGTAAAAATGTTACAGAAGTAGAGGTAAAAGATAATGCTTCTACAACTTTGGATGTATTACTTAGTGAAGCGAACACACAAAAATTAAATGAAGTAGTAATCACAGGAAGTGCTAGCAAAGAGTCTATTAATACCTTATATGCTAATCAGAAATCGAGTATCAGTATTTCAAGCGGTATATCTGCTGAGCTGATTAAACGAAGTCCGGATCGTAATACTTCTGAAGTTCTAAAACGCGTTAGTGGTGCGAGTATTCAGGATAATAAGTTTGTTATTGTTCGTGGTTTATCAGATAGGTATAATTCTGCAATGTTGAATAACTCTATGCTTCCAAATACAGAAGTGGATAAAAGAGCATTCTCATTTGATATTCTTCCTTCTAATCTAATAGATGCGATAGTAATTAACAAAACTGCTTCTCCCGATATTCCTGCAGATTTTTCTGGCGGCGTAGTCCAAGTAACCACAAAAGATTTCCCTGTTAACACTTTTTTAAATGTCTCTCTAGGGACTTCTTATAACACACAGTCTACTTTTAAAGACTTTCTGTCATCCCCAAAAAGCGGCAATGAGGTTTTTGGATTCTATAATAAAGATCGGGATATCCCATCTGGATTTCCTTCAGCAAAGGGCTATCAGGCATTGGCTAATGGTGCTAACGAAACTTTTACCCTGTCCAGACTGTTCAAAAACAACTGGGGATATAAATCGGCTAAATCAACATTGGGCCCTAATTTTCAGTTAAATTACGGAACAAGTAAGGTTTTTGAGGATCAGTCTAAATTTGGTGCCGTTTTATCATTAACGTATAGGTACGATGAACGTTTAAAAACTAGCGATCAAAAAGCTTATGTTGGTCAGGCACTGGGAGATGTGTTTCATGATGATATGTATAATTTTAACACCAATATAGGTGCACTTGCTAATTTTGCGTATTCATGGGGCAATAATAAGATTTCATTTAAAAACTTATATAACAGGGTTTTAGAAAATCAGTTTACTTACCGTGTTGGTAAGGATGATGCTGGTGGTGAATTTATTAGAACGGGTGATTATTTACTCCAGAGATCATTAATGTCAAATCAGCTTACAGGTGAACATTTATTATCTACAGAAAGCAAGATTAAAATAGATTGGAACTTAAATTACGCTAATACGGATAGAAAAGAACCTGGATATAAACGAATGGATTATTCGAAAGACGGAATAGCTTCTGTTCAAACTGGTTCTGCTGTTGCAGGATTAGCAGGTAATTTTTCATCGGTACTTAATGAAAATGCATATGGTGGCGCTGTTAATTTAACTTTTCCTGTTAAGTTATTTAGAGATAATAATAAAATCAAGGCAGGTTATTTTGGTCAATACCGCGAACGCGACTTTAGTGCAAGGGTAATTGGTTTTATTAGAAATGGAAATTTCGATACATCGCTGTTGTCTCTGCCGCAAGATCAAATATTTTCTCCTGAGAACATCCGGGCCAATGGCTTTGTATTAAATGAAATTACAAATGGAAGTGATCAGTATCAAGCGAATTCTTTTTTAAATGCTGGATATGTAATGTTTGACGGTTATTTAACTGAGAAATTAAGATTAGGCATTGGTGCAAGATTAGAATCGTATAAGTTATCCTTAACAAGTGAGGATAATGGGAAACCTGTAAATATCGATTCAACTGCAACCAATTTACTACCTTCAGCAAATTTAATTTATAATTTAAATGATAAGCAAAACATCCGTTTATCTGGTTCTCAGACTATTGGTAGAGCCGAATTTAGAGAATTGGCACCATTTCCTTTTTATGATTTCAATAAAAATGTTAATGTTAGAGGGAATGCAGGACTAAAACAGTCTAAAACTACAAACATCGATTTAGGCTACGCTATATATCCTTCATCTGGCGAAACCTTTTCTATATCCACCTTTTATAAATATTTCGATTCTCCTATAGAGCAAACACTTCAATTGGGTACTTCTGGAAGATCTTTAAGTTATGCAAACTCTGCTTCAGCTACAGTTTATGGTGCAGAACTTGAAGTAAGGAAATCATTAAAATTTATAGGAGAAGGCTTTAAAAACTTCACCTTTAATGCAAATGGTTCATATATCAAATCAAAGGTGCAGGTATCTAGGTTAGTTAACGCACAAGGTACAAGACCTTTGCAGGGGCAATCACCTTATCTAATTAATGGAGGTATATCTTATGCATCAGCAGTAGAAAACTCTACTGGCGTAACCATATTATACAATAGGGTAGGACCAAGAATTTGGGCAATTGGAAACGTAGAAGATCCTGATATCTATGAATATTCGAGAAATATCCTAGATCTGCAAGTTTCACAAAAATTCGCAAAATCAAGAGGTGAAGTAAAGGTTAACTACAGCGATATTTTTAATAATAAAGCCTATTTCTATCAAAAAGTTAAAGGTTCTGATCCTAACGCTAGCTTCGATAAGAAAACTGATAATATTAATATAGCTGATCGATTTGGATCTACTATATCACTAACACTATCATATAAATTTAAATAG
- a CDS encoding M57 family metalloprotease has protein sequence MKKTSILISLSRMMCLTLVLFTLTIYSCKKSESPVVAPEAKVDIDPTAVARIKEMGFQTDGIKEFGSYYIVEGDILIAKESLAATKTSAKLTGSGGKIAQANTNNLLQGNLTNVIITTEDYDIRWHYAIREAVAAWNAVSNCRINLIHSYSQFYPPYTNSVTPTITIKKSNLGTGAFGQGQFPTTSGTAGAILLVNPFTNNVNSNGQDNGIPRSHEQDVYMLVHEIGHCLGFRHTDWKAEGTGGSAVGANPIPGTPNNGDPGNDPNSVMNSGRLGTSNTWSSFSSYDVIAAQYLYPPVTTPFVSTFKNVINGPSSNSAGSEMISTAGAMYNGGYYEWRMLDQSLNVVLPVSSFSNSAQQEWSHGTPGTYYLECRLVGLECVGEWARQTVTFN, from the coding sequence ATGAAAAAAACATCTATTTTAATCTCATTATCAAGGATGATGTGTTTAACACTTGTACTGTTTACATTAACCATCTACTCATGTAAAAAATCAGAAAGCCCTGTAGTTGCGCCGGAAGCCAAAGTGGATATCGATCCTACTGCTGTTGCCAGAATAAAAGAAATGGGCTTTCAAACAGATGGCATTAAAGAATTTGGATCATATTATATCGTAGAAGGAGATATTCTGATTGCTAAGGAATCATTGGCTGCAACTAAAACTTCTGCAAAACTGACAGGTTCAGGTGGTAAAATAGCGCAGGCAAATACAAATAATTTACTTCAGGGAAATTTAACCAATGTGATCATTACAACGGAAGATTACGATATCAGATGGCACTATGCAATCAGGGAAGCAGTTGCTGCCTGGAATGCAGTTAGCAACTGTCGGATCAACCTTATCCATTCCTATAGTCAATTTTATCCTCCGTATACAAATTCGGTGACGCCTACAATTACTATAAAAAAATCGAATTTAGGAACTGGTGCTTTTGGACAGGGGCAATTTCCTACCACATCTGGTACTGCTGGAGCAATTCTGCTGGTAAACCCTTTTACAAATAATGTTAATAGTAATGGGCAAGATAATGGTATTCCTAGAAGCCACGAGCAAGATGTTTATATGTTAGTACACGAAATTGGCCACTGCCTTGGTTTTAGACATACAGATTGGAAGGCGGAAGGTACTGGTGGAAGTGCTGTAGGTGCAAATCCGATCCCAGGTACACCTAATAATGGAGATCCCGGCAACGACCCTAACTCAGTAATGAATTCAGGTAGGTTAGGTACATCAAACACGTGGTCGAGCTTCTCTTCTTATGATGTAATTGCTGCCCAATATTTATATCCACCAGTAACCACGCCATTTGTGAGCACATTTAAAAATGTAATCAATGGTCCATCTTCCAATTCAGCAGGTAGCGAAATGATCAGTACCGCCGGCGCCATGTACAATGGTGGTTATTATGAATGGAGAATGTTAGACCAAAGTTTAAATGTTGTATTGCCTGTAAGCAGTTTTAGTAATTCGGCACAACAGGAATGGTCGCACGGTACTCCTGGAACTTATTATTTAGAGTGCCGTTTGGTTGGTTTGGAATGTGTTGGAGAGTGGGCAAGACAAACCGTTACTTTTAATTAA
- a CDS encoding lysophospholipid acyltransferase family protein: MKIITTSEFAKATKIDKLGVPGLAGLMMEIMKLNDINDVFAQNQHFKGLEFVDKILETIGVSIEFDDDDLNSIPKTGPFIAIANHPYGGVEGLALVKLLCTVRPDAKVMVNFILKKIPNLDEFFVAVNPFENVQHSSSISGLKTTFDLLRNGTPIGIFPAGEVSTFKLDAQQVTDRMWHPVVGKLIAKAKVPVVPIYFHGNNGVFFNILSFIHPTLRTAKLPSEFLNKHGRTIKVRIGKPIAVSEISHMNSSNKLMDFLRARTYALGVGLDTEKKLFNPLNLFKIKKKPVEVIEETSRLLIKNEVAVLEDFRVWTEKNYEVYIVPTLKIPNILREIGRLREITFREVGEGTNKKIDLDNYDIYYNHLFIWDKDLENIVGAYRIGKGDEILESMGRRGFYLSELFKMKDQFYPMLRQGIELGRSWIRKEYQGKPLPLFLLWKGILKYLIDNPQYRYMFGPVSISNNFSKFSKALIVDYITKNHFDYEMAKYVKPRNKFKADLLPIATDTLVDSSESFKDLDSIIGDIENSHIKIPVLLRQYMNLNAKIISFNIDPKFSDCLDGFLVVDTHNIPPEMLEKLGKNL; encoded by the coding sequence ATGAAGATCATAACTACATCTGAGTTTGCGAAAGCAACAAAGATAGATAAGCTAGGTGTACCAGGTTTAGCAGGTTTGATGATGGAGATCATGAAACTGAACGACATCAACGACGTATTCGCTCAAAATCAACACTTTAAAGGCTTAGAATTTGTAGACAAGATATTAGAAACCATTGGTGTTTCTATAGAATTTGATGATGATGATTTAAACAGTATTCCAAAAACAGGCCCTTTTATTGCCATTGCAAATCACCCTTATGGTGGTGTAGAAGGTTTGGCTTTAGTTAAACTTTTATGCACGGTTAGGCCTGATGCCAAGGTAATGGTAAATTTCATTTTGAAAAAAATACCAAATCTTGATGAATTTTTTGTTGCCGTAAATCCTTTCGAAAATGTGCAGCATTCTTCAAGCATCAGTGGATTAAAAACTACATTTGATTTGCTTAGAAATGGAACACCAATTGGTATTTTCCCTGCAGGTGAGGTTTCTACCTTTAAATTAGATGCTCAACAGGTAACCGATAGGATGTGGCACCCTGTTGTTGGAAAACTGATTGCAAAAGCAAAAGTACCTGTTGTACCTATTTATTTCCATGGTAATAACGGTGTTTTCTTTAACATTTTAAGCTTCATACACCCTACACTGCGCACAGCAAAGCTACCTTCAGAGTTTTTAAATAAACACGGGCGCACCATTAAGGTACGGATTGGCAAACCAATAGCCGTGTCTGAAATTTCGCATATGAACAGCAGCAATAAACTGATGGACTTTTTAAGAGCCCGTACATATGCGCTTGGTGTTGGTTTAGATACAGAGAAAAAACTCTTTAACCCATTAAACTTATTTAAGATCAAAAAGAAACCTGTTGAGGTAATTGAAGAAACTTCGAGGCTTTTAATTAAAAATGAGGTGGCGGTTCTGGAAGATTTCAGGGTCTGGACAGAGAAAAATTACGAAGTATACATTGTTCCGACTTTAAAAATCCCGAATATTTTAAGAGAAATTGGCCGATTGCGTGAAATTACTTTCCGTGAGGTTGGTGAAGGCACCAACAAAAAAATCGATCTCGACAATTACGACATCTACTATAACCACTTGTTTATATGGGATAAAGATTTAGAAAATATTGTGGGGGCTTACCGGATTGGTAAAGGAGATGAAATTTTAGAAAGCATGGGCCGCCGTGGCTTCTACCTGTCAGAACTGTTTAAAATGAAAGATCAGTTCTACCCGATGTTAAGGCAGGGGATCGAGCTGGGCAGATCGTGGATCAGAAAAGAATACCAGGGTAAACCGCTCCCATTGTTTTTGCTTTGGAAAGGCATTTTAAAATACCTGATCGATAATCCTCAGTACCGTTATATGTTCGGACCGGTGAGCATTAGCAACAATTTTTCTAAATTTAGCAAAGCTTTAATAGTTGATTACATTACCAAAAACCATTTCGATTATGAAATGGCGAAATATGTTAAACCCCGAAATAAATTCAAAGCCGATTTACTGCCTATTGCTACCGATACCCTGGTTGATAGCAGCGAATCGTTTAAAGATTTAGATAGTATTATTGGCGATATTGAAAATTCACACATTAAAATCCCTGTATTGCTAAGGCAGTATATGAACTTAAATGCAAAGATCATTTCTTTTAATATCGATCCTAAGTTTTCTGATTGTTTAGATGGTTTCTTAGTGGTTGATACGCATAATATCCCACCAGAAATGCTCGAAAAGCTCGGCAAGAATCTATAA
- a CDS encoding ComEA family DNA-binding protein produces the protein MRIWFNKNFGVSKSEFNGLLVLVSIIIVIRATPVIYGYYQPNLKDDPNLLAQIQKISITDQVYANTIRDRIENTNPKKTVKLFKFNPNTLDVEGWQTLGLSAKQAQSIINYTAKGGKFYKPEDLQKMYTISPEMYKKILPYANIPDQPINASKKYMPFEKKEYAKKVSVIVDINQADSTQLDEIKGIGGTFALRIIKYRERLGGFYKKEQLLEVYGLDSNKYAEIKDQIEISNIPLKTININTATFNDLKRNPYLSFKQINAIIQYRKQHGNYSGIADLKKIVLLNQQVIDKITPYISF, from the coding sequence ATGAGAATTTGGTTCAACAAAAATTTTGGTGTTAGCAAAAGTGAATTCAACGGGCTATTGGTTCTAGTCTCTATTATTATTGTAATTAGGGCTACACCAGTTATATATGGTTATTATCAGCCAAATTTGAAAGATGATCCCAATCTTTTAGCACAAATTCAGAAAATAAGCATTACCGATCAGGTATATGCCAATACTATTCGGGATCGGATTGAAAATACAAATCCTAAAAAAACGGTTAAACTTTTCAAATTCAATCCCAACACTTTAGATGTAGAAGGTTGGCAAACTTTAGGTCTATCAGCAAAACAGGCGCAATCTATTATAAATTATACCGCTAAAGGCGGCAAATTTTACAAACCAGAAGATCTTCAGAAAATGTATACTATTTCGCCAGAAATGTATAAAAAGATACTGCCTTATGCCAACATACCCGATCAGCCCATCAATGCCTCAAAAAAGTATATGCCTTTTGAAAAAAAGGAATATGCTAAAAAAGTTTCAGTAATTGTTGATATTAATCAGGCAGACTCGACACAATTGGATGAAATTAAAGGCATTGGCGGAACTTTTGCGCTCAGGATTATTAAATACCGCGAACGTTTAGGTGGTTTTTACAAAAAAGAACAACTTCTTGAAGTTTATGGCTTAGACTCCAATAAATATGCAGAAATCAAAGATCAGATTGAAATCAGTAATATCCCGTTAAAAACAATAAATATAAACACAGCAACTTTTAACGATTTAAAGCGTAATCCATATCTTTCTTTCAAACAGATCAATGCCATTATTCAATACCGCAAGCAGCATGGCAATTATTCCGGCATAGCCGATCTGAAAAAGATTGTGCTCTTAAACCAGCAGGTAATCGATAAAATTACGCCTTACATTTCTTTTTAG
- a CDS encoding acyl-CoA dehydrogenase, translating to MSVSFNFSETETQQSVKAMVRDFAEKNIRPHIMEWDEAQYFPVELFKQLGELGLMGVLVPEEYGGSGLGYQEYVDIIVEVARVCGSIGLSLAAHNSLCTGHILAFANEEQKQKWLPKLATAEWIGAWGLTEANTGSDALRMMTTAVEDGDDYIINGAKNWITHGKSSDIAVVMVRTGEQGSSKGISAIVVERGTPGFTAGKKENKLGMRASETTEMIFDNCRVPKANLLGNVGEGFKQAMKVLDGGRISIAALALGIAKGAFDAAVAYSKQRQQFGQPISSFQAISFKLADMATEIEAAELLIRQAADLKNRHLPMTKESAMAKYFASEVSVRVATDAVQIFGGYGYTKDFPVEKFYRDSKLCTIGEGTSEIQKIVIAREVLSR from the coding sequence ATGAGCGTAAGCTTCAATTTTTCAGAAACAGAAACTCAGCAGAGTGTAAAGGCCATGGTCCGCGATTTTGCAGAGAAAAACATTCGTCCACATATAATGGAATGGGATGAGGCACAGTATTTTCCTGTTGAATTGTTTAAACAGCTCGGGGAACTAGGTTTAATGGGCGTTTTAGTTCCCGAAGAATATGGTGGCTCCGGACTGGGCTATCAAGAGTATGTTGATATAATTGTAGAAGTAGCCCGGGTTTGTGGTTCAATCGGTTTATCATTAGCTGCACACAATTCTTTATGTACTGGCCATATTCTGGCATTTGCCAATGAAGAACAGAAACAAAAGTGGCTGCCGAAGCTCGCAACAGCCGAGTGGATTGGTGCCTGGGGATTAACTGAAGCCAATACAGGTTCGGATGCCTTAAGAATGATGACCACTGCGGTTGAAGATGGCGACGATTACATTATTAATGGGGCAAAAAATTGGATTACCCATGGCAAAAGCAGCGATATTGCGGTTGTTATGGTAAGAACAGGAGAGCAGGGGAGCTCGAAAGGGATTTCGGCCATTGTGGTAGAACGTGGTACACCTGGTTTTACCGCTGGGAAAAAAGAAAATAAACTGGGCATGCGGGCATCAGAAACCACAGAAATGATTTTTGATAATTGTCGCGTACCAAAAGCTAATTTGTTGGGCAATGTTGGCGAAGGCTTTAAACAGGCCATGAAGGTTTTAGACGGCGGAAGAATTTCTATTGCTGCATTGGCCTTAGGAATTGCAAAAGGTGCTTTTGATGCTGCTGTTGCCTATTCGAAACAACGCCAGCAGTTTGGTCAGCCAATCTCCAGCTTCCAGGCCATTAGTTTCAAACTTGCTGATATGGCTACAGAGATTGAAGCAGCAGAGTTATTGATCAGGCAGGCGGCAGATTTAAAGAACAGGCATTTGCCTATGACAAAAGAATCGGCAATGGCGAAATATTTTGCCTCAGAAGTTTCGGTAAGGGTAGCTACAGATGCCGTTCAGATATTTGGTGGTTATGGTTATACTAAAGACTTTCCGGTTGAGAAATTTTATCGGGATAGTAAGTTATGTACAATAGGAGAGGGAACATCAGAAATACAAAAAATTGTAATTGCCAGAGAAGTATTGTCGAGGTAG
- a CDS encoding DUF6496 domain-containing protein: MAKYSEKAGEKVEKTMHEMKEGKLKSGSGKKVTSKKQAIAIGLSEARKEGAKVPKKG; this comes from the coding sequence ATGGCAAAGTATTCAGAAAAAGCAGGTGAGAAAGTAGAAAAAACCATGCATGAGATGAAAGAAGGTAAGCTTAAAAGCGGATCAGGTAAAAAAGTGACTTCCAAAAAGCAGGCTATTGCTATCGGCTTATCGGAAGCCAGGAAAGAAGGGGCGAAGGTGCCTAAAAAAGGTTAG
- the rpsU gene encoding 30S ribosomal protein S21: MIIINIKDGESLDKALKRFKKKFEKTGVLRELRSRQAYEKKSVARRTEIKHAVYIQNMNQDTTA, encoded by the coding sequence ATGATCATTATCAACATTAAAGACGGCGAATCATTAGATAAAGCCCTTAAACGTTTCAAGAAAAAGTTTGAAAAAACTGGTGTATTGAGAGAACTACGTAGTCGCCAAGCATACGAGAAAAAATCCGTTGCTCGCCGTACTGAAATTAAACATGCTGTTTACATTCAGAATATGAATCAAGATACAACTGCATAG
- a CDS encoding tyrosine-type recombinase/integrase, whose protein sequence is MLLKSFITYLTHEKRYSPHTVTSYQADLNQFEEFVKRSELDFLEVKHTHLRSYLVELMEEKISEQTINRKLSALRSFYKFLHRAGNIDQNPTALIKAPKIPKRLPVFVDAQKMDHLLDSGQYFDESFPSVRDHLVIELLFGTGMRLTELLQLKDTDIDIYSGTIKVLGKRNKERIIPVNKQLINQVNTYIDLKKLQNFNNNLLILIVTNTGAAAYPKLIYRIVTSYLNHVSTNEKKSPHVLRHSYATSLLNAGADLNAIKELLGHASLAATQVYTHNSIERLKTIYKQAHPKA, encoded by the coding sequence ATGTTGCTAAAAAGTTTTATCACCTATTTAACTCACGAGAAGCGCTATTCTCCGCATACCGTTACTTCTTATCAAGCAGATTTGAATCAATTTGAAGAATTTGTTAAGCGATCGGAACTGGATTTTCTTGAGGTAAAACATACCCACCTGCGCAGTTATCTGGTTGAGCTGATGGAGGAAAAAATATCGGAACAGACCATTAATAGAAAACTTTCAGCTTTGCGGAGCTTTTATAAATTTTTGCATAGAGCCGGAAATATTGATCAAAATCCTACTGCTTTAATTAAAGCCCCAAAAATCCCTAAAAGGCTGCCTGTTTTTGTCGATGCACAAAAAATGGATCATTTATTAGATTCGGGGCAATATTTCGATGAAAGTTTTCCTTCCGTACGAGATCATTTGGTCATCGAACTGCTTTTTGGAACTGGTATGCGTTTAACAGAACTGCTGCAGTTAAAAGATACTGATATTGATATTTATTCAGGAACGATAAAAGTATTGGGTAAAAGGAATAAAGAAAGAATTATTCCTGTAAATAAACAGCTTATCAATCAGGTAAATACCTATATTGACCTAAAAAAGTTGCAAAACTTTAATAACAATTTGCTTATCTTAATCGTTACCAATACAGGTGCAGCGGCATATCCAAAATTAATATACCGTATTGTTACCTCATACCTAAACCACGTATCAACCAATGAGAAGAAAAGTCCCCACGTGCTCCGGCACAGTTATGCAACAAGCCTGTTAAATGCAGGAGCAGATCTGAATGCAATTAAAGAACTTTTGGGCCATGCCAGTTTAGCAGCAACCCAGGTTTACACCCATAATTCGATCGAAAGATTAAAAACAATTTATAAACAAGCCCATCCAAAGGCATAA